In Halobacteriovorax marinus SJ, the following proteins share a genomic window:
- a CDS encoding matrixin family metalloprotease, with product MVKIILTLLLSLFSAKSMAFTLNTSFAAAFPGEEVVVNLATHECTNLPYTNDEILSMAVEGVNKFWNRVPTSKLKIRRGSHVSVAAEFATDPLCTSNTNGCTANPALSNQSQILMSCNTDTSNFPSNGVLAVTANVNTSGNNIVGSVILLNNRSGSGLISLSRESFVSVLAHEIGHAIGLGHSPVTDSLMYFANMANRVALGEDDMDGVTYLYPREQPTSCGSVAYIKDDYKGGKPIASLLLVALLTVFTLKRRKALLS from the coding sequence ATGGTAAAAATAATTCTAACACTTCTTCTTTCACTTTTCTCAGCAAAGTCCATGGCCTTCACTTTGAATACAAGTTTTGCGGCAGCATTTCCTGGAGAAGAAGTCGTTGTAAACCTTGCGACACATGAGTGTACAAACCTCCCTTATACGAACGATGAAATTCTCTCTATGGCCGTTGAAGGAGTGAATAAGTTTTGGAATAGAGTTCCAACGAGTAAATTAAAAATTAGACGTGGAAGTCATGTAAGTGTGGCAGCAGAGTTTGCAACTGACCCACTCTGTACTTCAAATACTAATGGCTGTACAGCAAACCCTGCTCTATCAAATCAATCACAAATCCTTATGAGCTGTAATACTGACACATCTAACTTTCCAAGTAATGGAGTCTTGGCAGTAACTGCAAATGTGAACACTTCTGGAAATAATATTGTGGGCTCAGTGATTCTTTTAAATAATAGATCTGGCTCTGGGCTTATCTCGCTTAGCCGTGAATCTTTTGTTTCAGTACTGGCCCATGAAATTGGTCACGCCATAGGGCTAGGACATTCTCCAGTGACTGACTCTCTTATGTACTTTGCCAATATGGCCAATAGAGTTGCACTAGGAGAAGATGATATGGATGGAGTGACTTATTTATATCCTAGAGAGCAGCCCACTTCATGTGGAAGTGTTGCCTATATCAAAGACGACTACAAAGGTGGAAAACCAATTGCAAGTTTACTCCTTGTAGCGCTCCTTACTGTCTTTACGTTAAAAAGAAGAAAAGCACTCCTCTCTTAA
- a CDS encoding M24 family metallopeptidase, which produces MRNTFFLEKEVIEQHILEMSQFLKKNSIDAAYISSYDIFMNEYVPMQESLRYYFSGFSGSVAEVLLLANGTCHLFVDGRYHEQADIEVEAEGVVVEKCPYGQSLIDATFEKIEGLGLSSLWLDGDRTPLGHLERFKESLQTVEVGTTDTIRNLISFSSFTKEATLSKIKKLKSSKDKVRSILKEGEALWLNSLDSISWLTNLRGYGLPFQSSFMARCFATRDGIELAIPNHYLVDFEDSFINFHKCNIDSFSKEISSSQNITKLYYDPALINVTDYKNLCSLFGSEVLAPLSGGITHLHALKTEQELEYIDAAFESGDRAILNSLNWLKNSFHKGESVSELDFFHKTSEFYELEGSKGQSFGTIAGFGANSSIIHYSSPSAKKLATDGEIALMDSGGYFEGGFATDTTRTIFLGKGEASDEQKKIYTLVLKGLLNAQNAVFPEGTWGSQIDALARTPILRGGYNYAHGTGHGVGINVHEGGLRFSPTSSIALKEGNLGSIEPGIYIPGFGGVRLENIALVVKHPEFENMLTFKPVVWIGFDHALIEKSMMTEEEITWLNEYEAECEKRGTLFS; this is translated from the coding sequence ATGAGAAATACATTCTTTTTAGAAAAAGAGGTTATTGAGCAGCATATTTTAGAAATGAGTCAATTCTTAAAGAAGAACTCAATAGATGCTGCCTATATTTCTAGCTACGATATTTTTATGAATGAGTATGTGCCGATGCAAGAGAGTCTTAGATATTACTTCTCTGGCTTTTCAGGCTCAGTGGCCGAAGTTCTTCTTCTTGCAAATGGAACTTGTCATCTCTTTGTTGATGGACGCTATCACGAACAAGCAGATATTGAAGTTGAAGCAGAGGGCGTAGTGGTTGAGAAATGTCCTTATGGACAATCTCTTATTGATGCTACATTTGAAAAGATAGAAGGTTTAGGATTATCCTCTCTATGGTTAGATGGTGATAGAACTCCACTTGGGCACCTTGAGCGCTTTAAAGAAAGTCTGCAAACTGTAGAAGTTGGGACAACTGATACAATTAGAAATCTCATTTCATTTTCATCTTTTACAAAAGAGGCCACTCTTTCAAAGATAAAGAAGCTTAAGAGCTCTAAGGATAAAGTAAGATCTATCCTTAAAGAGGGGGAGGCCTTATGGTTGAACTCCCTTGACTCTATTTCATGGCTCACTAACCTTCGTGGGTATGGACTACCTTTTCAAAGTAGTTTTATGGCCCGCTGTTTTGCGACTAGAGATGGAATTGAGCTCGCTATCCCAAATCACTATTTAGTGGACTTTGAAGATAGCTTTATAAATTTTCATAAATGTAATATTGATTCATTCTCCAAAGAGATCTCTTCATCTCAAAATATTACTAAGCTCTATTACGATCCAGCTCTTATCAACGTTACGGATTATAAGAATCTATGTTCACTCTTTGGTAGTGAAGTTCTAGCGCCTCTGTCTGGAGGTATTACTCACTTGCATGCCCTTAAGACTGAGCAAGAGTTAGAGTATATTGATGCGGCCTTTGAAAGTGGGGATAGGGCCATTTTAAATTCTTTGAATTGGTTAAAGAATAGCTTTCATAAAGGAGAGAGTGTCTCTGAGTTAGATTTCTTTCATAAGACGAGTGAGTTTTATGAATTAGAAGGTTCAAAGGGGCAGAGCTTTGGAACAATTGCCGGCTTTGGCGCTAATTCATCTATTATTCATTATTCAAGTCCAAGTGCTAAGAAATTGGCCACTGATGGAGAAATCGCATTAATGGATTCTGGTGGCTACTTTGAAGGGGGCTTTGCCACAGATACGACTCGAACAATTTTTCTTGGAAAGGGAGAGGCCAGTGACGAGCAGAAGAAGATTTATACTCTCGTCTTAAAAGGTCTCTTAAATGCGCAAAACGCTGTTTTCCCTGAGGGAACTTGGGGGAGCCAGATTGATGCCTTGGCGAGAACTCCAATCCTTCGCGGTGGTTATAATTATGCACACGGTACAGGGCATGGTGTAGGGATCAATGTGCACGAGGGTGGACTTCGCTTCTCTCCAACTAGTTCTATCGCTTTAAAAGAAGGTAACCTCGGTTCCATAGAGCCAGGGATTTATATTCCAGGCTTTGGTGGGGTTAGACTTGAAAATATTGCTCTAGTTGTAAAACACCCTGAGTTTGAAAATATGCTCACATTTAAGCCTGTCGTTTGGATTGGCTTTGATCATGCTCTCATAGAAAAGAGTATGATGACTGAAGAAGAAATTACTTGGTTAAATGAATATGAAGCTGAATGTGAAAAAAGAGGGACACTCTTCTCTTAA
- the murD gene encoding UDP-N-acetylmuramoyl-L-alanine--D-glutamate ligase: protein MSLQGRNIAVVGMGVSGLASVRLALFLGADVFAVNSGNTEEWGSRVEAHDRLQLLSQESPDCQSALSQCDSIILSPGIARESEFLKECLTKGIEVISEIEFAYRALKNSLSKTKIISVTGTNGKTTTVTIIDLLARGAGCSSFLGGNIGTPLATYALEVLSSKRSEASLITLELSSFQLESMDTFKSDVAAILNISANHGERYERVSDYARAKFSIADNLDDSDNIFVGDLGGFEKEFNPSCNLIKLEVPRSADIFSGNVRESFQLIGEHNLSNLNFATKLLETVGVDWKNGLEQLKEFQGVSYRLQKRPSREGLYIFNDAKSTNWEASLTALKACEFSYKNLPISLILGGKLRGHGDQLESKLDAHKESISKVFLYGESGKVLLEEFKEKFNCDYFKTLDEVIKNISVEVEKGVILFSPAFPSFDLYENYVKRGEHFDLLISEYLER from the coding sequence TTGTCTTTACAAGGTAGAAATATAGCAGTCGTTGGAATGGGAGTTTCTGGTCTTGCCAGTGTGAGGTTGGCCCTCTTTTTAGGAGCCGATGTTTTCGCCGTAAATAGTGGAAATACCGAAGAATGGGGCTCAAGAGTTGAGGCCCATGATCGTCTTCAACTACTCTCGCAAGAAAGCCCTGATTGTCAGAGCGCCTTATCTCAATGTGACTCTATTATTCTCTCCCCAGGCATTGCTAGAGAGAGTGAATTTTTAAAAGAGTGTTTAACTAAAGGAATTGAAGTTATTTCTGAAATAGAATTTGCTTATAGAGCACTTAAGAATTCTCTTTCTAAGACTAAGATTATTTCTGTGACGGGCACAAATGGTAAGACTACGACGGTGACAATTATTGACCTTTTGGCACGAGGGGCAGGGTGCTCTAGTTTCTTAGGGGGAAATATTGGAACGCCTCTAGCAACATATGCTCTTGAGGTTCTTTCAAGTAAGAGAAGTGAAGCTTCCTTAATAACTTTAGAACTCTCTAGTTTTCAATTGGAGAGTATGGATACTTTTAAATCAGATGTTGCCGCCATATTAAATATTTCCGCTAATCACGGAGAGAGGTATGAGCGAGTTTCTGACTACGCTCGAGCTAAATTTTCTATTGCAGATAATTTAGATGATTCAGACAATATATTCGTCGGTGACTTGGGAGGATTTGAAAAAGAGTTTAACCCAAGCTGCAATCTAATTAAGCTTGAAGTTCCTCGCTCTGCAGATATTTTTAGTGGTAACGTTAGAGAGAGTTTCCAGCTCATAGGAGAGCACAATCTCTCCAATCTCAACTTTGCAACAAAGCTCTTAGAGACTGTTGGTGTAGATTGGAAAAATGGTCTAGAGCAGCTAAAGGAATTTCAAGGCGTATCTTATCGATTACAAAAGAGACCTAGTCGTGAAGGACTTTATATTTTTAATGATGCTAAAAGTACAAATTGGGAAGCATCTCTAACAGCTCTAAAGGCCTGTGAATTTTCTTATAAGAATTTACCTATTTCTCTTATTCTTGGAGGAAAGCTTAGAGGTCATGGAGATCAACTAGAAAGTAAACTTGATGCTCATAAAGAATCAATCTCTAAAGTCTTTCTCTATGGAGAGTCGGGGAAAGTTCTCTTGGAAGAATTTAAAGAAAAATTTAACTGCGATTATTTCAAAACATTAGATGAAGTGATTAAGAATATATCAGTAGAAGTTGAGAAGGGAGTCATTCTCTTTTCTCCGGCCTTTCCATCTTTTGACCTCTATGAGAACTATGTCAAAAGGGGAGAACATTTTGATCTTTTAATTAGCGAATATCTTGAACGCTAA